The following coding sequences are from one Melanotaenia boesemani isolate fMelBoe1 chromosome 19, fMelBoe1.pri, whole genome shotgun sequence window:
- the LOC121629700 gene encoding uncharacterized protein LOC121629700 encodes MKRFLCKSEHFRPNSLIKHLKIIHGLCTGRTFNPKCRQAGCSRSLVSFSGFRKHLNKCHVSGSFESIEEGDFSPHQGVDTSIATAVDGSSEHLEAESEFSLANLVNSCAAVISDLKAAGVGHSVVNSVVISMEEIVQDIQQHAKETVIKHVFNDERETEMCKKVEACFEELENPFTILNSEYKWSKFFFGKFETVEPVECVIGSRLDTRRNKETGTYDQTVVQDKFMYVPILSTLESIFKSPYTAEMLCSATDDSRLRNICDGSLFKTHLLFSTEKHTVQIQMFYDDFEVANSLGSKRGIHKLGALYFTLRNFSPKWNSLLANIHLCALFHAQDLKRYGFSEILAPIVRDIKLLETDGIEIPIYSGRVRGSLVQVTGDNLGLHSLFGLVESFSARYCCRFCLAEKDDFQTEFSEESSKIVLRTKDTYTAHCQEMAHNPSLPYVFGVKSSCLLNSLTYFHIAENFSVDVMHDILEGVAQYELKLLFSYFKERVTLGELNLRIESFDYGFMERNNRPVAVNF; translated from the coding sequence ATGAAGCGTTTTCTTTGCAAAAGTGAACATTTTAGACCAAACAGCCTTATAAAGCATCTTAAAATTATCCATGGTCTCTGCACTGGCAGGACTTTTAATCCTAAATGTAGGCAGGCAGGATGCTCACGTTCTTTGGTTAGTTTTTCTGGCTTTAGGAAGCATCTAAACAAATGTCATGTAAGCGGTTCATTTGAGTCCATAGAAGAAGGTGATTTTTCACCTCATCAAGGTGTTGACACAAGTATTGCCACTGCTGTTGATGGGTCATCTGAACATTTAGAGGCCGAGTCAGAATTCTCTTTAGCAAACCTTGTAAATAGTTGTGCAGCTGTAATTTCTGACTTAAAGGCAGCAGGTGTAGGCCACAGTGTTGTGAATTCTGTTGTGATTTCCATGGAAGAGATTGTTCAAGATATCCAGCAGCATGCAAAAGAAACTGTGATTAAGCATGTTTTTAATGATGAAAGAGAAACTGAAATGTGCAAGAAAGTTGAAGCATGTTTTGAGGAGTTAGAGAATCCTTTCACAATTCTGAATTCAGAATACAAGTGGTCAAAATTCTTCTTTGGCAAGTTTGAAACTGTCGAACCAGTTGAGTGTGTGATTGGCTCAAGACTTGACACAAGGCGAAATAAAGAGACTGGAACATATGATCAAACAGTTGTTCAAGATAAATTCATGTATGTTCCAATTTTGTCTACATTGGAGTCAATATTTAAAAGTCCGTATACTGCAGAAATGTTGTGCTCTGCCACTGACGACTCAAGACTCAGAAATATTTGTGATGGATCTTTATTTAAGACTCACCTTCTGTTTTCAACTGAAAAGCACACAGTGCAGATCCAAATGTTCTATGATGACTTTGAGGTTGCGAATTCTCTTGGTTCCAAGCGAGGTATTCATAAACTGGGTGCACTATATTTTACCTTAAGAAACTTCTCTCCAAAATGGAATTCTCTTTTGGCCAACATACACCTGTGTGCCTTATTTCATGCACAAGATCTTAAACGGTATGGTTTTAGTGAAATACTTGCTCCTATTGTTCGAGATATTAAACTGTTAGAGACTGATGGTATTGAGATTCCAATATATAGTGGCCGTGTTCGTGGAAGTTTGGTACAGGTCACTGGGGATAATTTAGGCTTACATAGCTTGTTCGGTCTGGTGGAGTCTTTCAGTGCCAGGTACTGTTGCAGGTTTTGTTTAGCTGAAAAAGATGACTTTCAAACAGAATTCTCTGAAGAGTCCTCCAAAATAGTCTTGCGCACCAAAGACACCTACACTGCTCATTGTCAAGAAATGGCTCATAATCCATCTCTCCCTTATGTTTTTGGTGTAAAGAGTTCATGCTTATTGAATTCACTGACGTATTTTCACATAGCAGAGAACTTCTCAGTTGATGTGATGCATGATATTTTGGAGGGGGTGGCCCAGTACGAACTGAAGCTTTTGTTTTCGTATTTTAAAGAACGCGTTACACTTGGGGAGCTGAATTTGAGAATAGAAAGTTTTGATTATGGATTCATGGAGAGAAACAATAGGCCAGTGGCTGTAAATTTCTAA
- the LOC121629702 gene encoding spindlin-Z isoform X2, giving the protein MMKKKNPHKKHKSSKVLSPPQHNLVGCRIQHVWKEGGGHVVWKGTVLDQVPVNPSLYLIKYDGFDCVYGLELHKDERVQGLEVLPDRLAKSRLADVSLADAMIGKAVEHMFETDKGPKEEWRGMVLARAPIMTTWFYITYEKDPVLYMYQLLDDYKEGDLRIMPDSNDGIPAEREPGEVVDSLVGKQVEYAKEDGGKRTGMVIHQVEAKPSVYFIKFDDDFLIYVYDLVKTS; this is encoded by the exons atgatgaagaaaaaaaatccacacaa GAAGCATAAGAGCAGCAAGGTTCTGTCGCCGCCGCAGCACAACCTTGTCGGCTGCCGCATCCAGCACGTCTGGAAGGAAGGAGGAGGTCATGTGGTGTGGAAAGGAACAGTCCTGGACCAG GTGCCAGTGAACCCGTCACTCTATCTGATAAAGTATGATGGATTCGACTGCGTTTATGGTCTGGAGCTTCATAAAGACGAGAGGGTTCAGGGGTTGGAGGTGCTGCCGGACAGACTGG cTAAATCCCGTCTGGCGGATGTCAGCCTGGCAGACGCCATGATCGGGAAAGCAGTGGAACATATGTTCGAGACGGACAAGGGTCCGAAGGAGGAGTGGAGGGGGATGGTGTTGGCCCGAGCGCCCATCATGACCACCTGGTTCTATATCACCTATGAGAAAGACCCTGTCCTGTACATGTACCAGCTGCTGGACGACTATAAGGAGGGAGACCTTCGTATTATGCCTGACTCCA ACGACGGCATCCCAGCCGAGAGGGAACCTGGCGAAGTGGTGGACAGCCTGGTGGGTAAACAGGTGGAGTACGCCAAAGAGGACGGCGGCAAACGAACTGGCATGGTAATACACCAGGTGGAGGCCAAGCCGTCCGTCTACTTCATTAAGTTTGATGACGACTTTCTCATTTACGTCTACGACCTGGTCAAAACGTCGTAA
- the LOC121629702 gene encoding spindlin-1 isoform X1, translating into MKSTPGHRDTADTGHAGVSANMMKKKNPHKKHKSSKVLSPPQHNLVGCRIQHVWKEGGGHVVWKGTVLDQVPVNPSLYLIKYDGFDCVYGLELHKDERVQGLEVLPDRLAKSRLADVSLADAMIGKAVEHMFETDKGPKEEWRGMVLARAPIMTTWFYITYEKDPVLYMYQLLDDYKEGDLRIMPDSNDGIPAEREPGEVVDSLVGKQVEYAKEDGGKRTGMVIHQVEAKPSVYFIKFDDDFLIYVYDLVKTS; encoded by the exons ATGAAGAGCACTCCGGGACACAGAGATACAGCTGATACAG GGCATGCAGGTGTTTCTGCAaacatgatgaagaaaaaaaatccacacaa GAAGCATAAGAGCAGCAAGGTTCTGTCGCCGCCGCAGCACAACCTTGTCGGCTGCCGCATCCAGCACGTCTGGAAGGAAGGAGGAGGTCATGTGGTGTGGAAAGGAACAGTCCTGGACCAG GTGCCAGTGAACCCGTCACTCTATCTGATAAAGTATGATGGATTCGACTGCGTTTATGGTCTGGAGCTTCATAAAGACGAGAGGGTTCAGGGGTTGGAGGTGCTGCCGGACAGACTGG cTAAATCCCGTCTGGCGGATGTCAGCCTGGCAGACGCCATGATCGGGAAAGCAGTGGAACATATGTTCGAGACGGACAAGGGTCCGAAGGAGGAGTGGAGGGGGATGGTGTTGGCCCGAGCGCCCATCATGACCACCTGGTTCTATATCACCTATGAGAAAGACCCTGTCCTGTACATGTACCAGCTGCTGGACGACTATAAGGAGGGAGACCTTCGTATTATGCCTGACTCCA ACGACGGCATCCCAGCCGAGAGGGAACCTGGCGAAGTGGTGGACAGCCTGGTGGGTAAACAGGTGGAGTACGCCAAAGAGGACGGCGGCAAACGAACTGGCATGGTAATACACCAGGTGGAGGCCAAGCCGTCCGTCTACTTCATTAAGTTTGATGACGACTTTCTCATTTACGTCTACGACCTGGTCAAAACGTCGTAA